A genome region from Arachidicoccus soli includes the following:
- a CDS encoding outer membrane beta-barrel protein — translation MRKYFIATILAFLAISTVNAQATDTTTVAGKDSLGLAQSKNIQAKKKNQFGNVDLSHRAGDHFMFQFGGLGWPGANGDYATKGFSREFNAAFMLDKPFKTNPHYSLGFGIGYSSSNAFFNKKNVDITAITTTLPVSTTSNVFKKYKVVLTYVEIPLELRYSANIENPSKGFRFALGLKGGLLLNAHSKGKNELDATGATVKGPAYIQKEYSKRFFNTTRVDGTMRISYGLLSLFGTYQLTPLLKSGSGPVIHPYSIGLGISIM, via the coding sequence ATGAGGAAATATTTTATTGCTACTATTCTCGCATTTCTCGCTATCAGCACTGTAAACGCTCAGGCGACAGATACAACTACCGTTGCCGGAAAAGATTCACTTGGCTTGGCTCAATCCAAAAACATTCAAGCTAAAAAGAAAAATCAATTTGGCAATGTTGATTTAAGTCATCGTGCAGGAGATCATTTTATGTTCCAATTCGGAGGCTTGGGTTGGCCGGGAGCAAATGGAGATTATGCAACAAAAGGATTTAGTCGCGAGTTCAACGCCGCCTTTATGTTAGATAAACCTTTTAAAACAAATCCGCATTATAGTTTAGGATTTGGTATTGGCTATAGTAGCTCTAATGCTTTTTTTAATAAGAAGAATGTTGACATTACTGCAATTACGACTACACTTCCTGTGAGCACAACTTCCAATGTATTTAAAAAATATAAAGTGGTTTTAACTTATGTTGAAATTCCGCTGGAACTTCGCTACAGTGCCAATATAGAAAATCCATCTAAAGGATTTAGGTTTGCATTGGGCTTAAAAGGAGGTCTTCTTTTAAATGCGCACAGCAAAGGTAAAAATGAGTTAGATGCAACCGGTGCAACCGTTAAAGGCCCTGCATATATACAAAAAGAATATAGCAAAAGGTTCTTCAATACGACAAGAGTTGATGGCACAATGCGCATAAGCTATGGTCTGCTTTCACTATTTGGGACTTACCAATTAACACCATTATTAAAATCAGGCTCAGGTCCTGTTATACATCCTTATTCTATTGGATTGGGAATTAGCATAATGTAA
- the hflX gene encoding GTPase HflX yields the protein MIDKQNRIKEEETAVLVGVIQEGQTETELTEYLDELSFLAETAGATTVKRFQQKLIQPDSRTFVGKGKLEEIANYIKNKNIDLLIFDDELTGSQIKNIQEVVKIKTIDRSDLILDIFARRARTAQAKVQVELAQYQYILPRLRGMWSHLERQGAGIGSRGPGETEIETDRRIVKDKISLLRKRLKEIDKQSFTQRKERGEFIRVSLVGYTNVGKSTIMNILSKSDVFAENKLFATLDTTTRKLVYENTPFLLSDTVGFIRKLPHHLVESFKSTLDEVREADILIHVVDISHEQHEDQLGIVNKILQEIGVVDKPVITVFNKMDLYAERNFDEWLQEDIKLQILKELNDKWHNITEGNSIFISAKEKQNIDELRNFILTRVREMYTIRYPYKTQYF from the coding sequence TTGATAGATAAACAAAATAGGATTAAAGAAGAAGAGACCGCCGTGTTGGTAGGTGTGATTCAAGAAGGGCAAACAGAGACCGAACTTACTGAGTATTTGGACGAATTATCTTTTTTGGCAGAGACTGCAGGCGCGACAACCGTTAAACGTTTTCAACAGAAACTAATCCAGCCCGACAGCAGAACTTTCGTTGGTAAAGGAAAGTTAGAAGAAATAGCGAATTATATAAAAAATAAAAATATCGACTTGCTAATTTTTGACGACGAGTTAACTGGCTCTCAAATCAAAAATATTCAGGAAGTAGTAAAAATAAAAACCATCGACAGGAGTGATTTAATTCTAGATATTTTTGCGCGTCGCGCACGCACCGCACAAGCAAAAGTACAGGTGGAGTTAGCACAATATCAATATATACTTCCACGCTTACGAGGTATGTGGTCCCACTTAGAAAGACAAGGTGCAGGTATCGGTTCGCGTGGACCGGGTGAAACCGAAATAGAAACGGATCGCCGTATTGTAAAAGACAAGATTTCATTGCTACGCAAACGACTTAAAGAAATAGATAAACAATCATTTACGCAACGTAAAGAACGAGGCGAATTTATACGTGTTTCGCTGGTAGGGTATACAAACGTGGGCAAAAGCACCATAATGAATATCCTTAGCAAAAGTGACGTATTTGCAGAGAATAAATTGTTTGCCACATTAGACACAACAACCAGAAAACTGGTCTATGAAAACACTCCATTTCTTTTGAGTGATACAGTTGGTTTTATCCGAAAACTGCCACATCATTTGGTAGAAAGTTTCAAAAGCACTTTGGATGAAGTACGTGAAGCTGATATTTTAATTCATGTAGTAGATATTTCGCATGAACAACACGAAGATCAGTTAGGTATTGTAAATAAAATATTGCAAGAGATTGGGGTAGTAGATAAGCCGGTAATCACGGTTTTCAATAAAATGGATCTGTATGCCGAACGCAATTTTGATGAATGGTTGCAGGAAGATATTAAACTTCAAATATTGAAAGAGCTTAATGATAAATGGCATAATATCACCGAAGGCAATAGCATTTTTATTTCTGCAAAAGAAAAGCAGAATATTGATGAATTACGCAATTTTATTTTAACCCGTGTACGCGAAATGTACACGATTCGTTACCCTTATAAAACACAATATTTTTAA
- a CDS encoding Rieske (2Fe-2S) protein → MPFYKIAETIADIAFNKNNLCNATFGGKQITLAKKETQLYAFAEKCPHAGSLLSEGHLDAKGCIVCPLHGYRFALQNGRNISGEGYQLKIFPTEKREDGCWYIEI, encoded by the coding sequence ATGCCCTTTTATAAAATTGCCGAAACTATTGCTGATATTGCCTTCAATAAGAATAATTTATGTAATGCGACTTTTGGCGGAAAACAAATTACATTGGCAAAGAAAGAAACCCAATTATATGCCTTTGCTGAAAAATGCCCACATGCAGGCAGTTTATTATCTGAAGGCCATTTGGATGCAAAAGGGTGTATCGTTTGTCCATTACATGGTTATCGCTTTGCGCTACAAAATGGCAGAAATATAAGCGGGGAAGGCTATCAATTAAAAATATTTCCTACAGAAAAAAGAGAAGATGGTTGTTGGTATATAGAAATATGA
- the dnaN gene encoding DNA polymerase III subunit beta, which produces MKFIVSSSTLLKQLQQISGVISSNTVLPVLEDFLFEINEKKLTVVATDLETVMRIQINIESNENDRFCVPAKILLDTLKALPDQPLTFSIDESFAIEITSENGKYKIMGENPENFPKDPSDEASKSFTIPSSALLTAINKTLFAVSSDDLRPAMTGVFFELSEKEIQFVATDAHRLVKYKRTDVTPGEAGSFIVPRKPLNVLRNVLPDNEDILTISHTANHLFVKHENTSLICRLIDARFPDYKVVIPASNPYVMTLNKAAFAGGLRRLNVFANKSTNLVVLSISGSELLLNAQDVDFNFEGNERLTCQYNGEPIQIGFNAKFLSEMLGAADTEEVKVELSTPSKAGLIKPIEQEDNEDLLLLMMPLLIN; this is translated from the coding sequence ATGAAATTTATTGTTTCTTCTTCGACCTTACTTAAACAATTGCAACAAATTAGTGGCGTTATTAGCAGTAATACTGTATTGCCTGTGTTAGAAGATTTTCTGTTTGAGATTAATGAAAAAAAACTCACTGTTGTTGCCACCGATTTGGAGACAGTAATGCGCATTCAAATTAATATAGAAAGCAATGAAAATGATCGGTTTTGTGTGCCTGCAAAAATATTGCTGGACACACTGAAAGCCCTACCCGATCAACCTTTAACTTTTAGCATTGACGAAAGCTTTGCTATTGAGATTACCAGTGAGAATGGTAAGTATAAAATTATGGGAGAAAATCCGGAGAACTTCCCCAAAGACCCTTCGGATGAGGCCTCTAAAAGTTTTACGATACCAAGCTCTGCGTTATTAACCGCCATCAACAAAACTCTTTTTGCGGTGAGCAGTGATGATTTACGTCCCGCCATGACAGGCGTATTTTTTGAACTGAGTGAAAAGGAAATCCAATTTGTTGCGACAGATGCGCATCGCCTGGTAAAATATAAACGTACAGACGTAACACCCGGAGAAGCGGGTAGTTTTATTGTTCCGCGAAAACCACTGAATGTTCTAAGAAATGTATTGCCAGATAATGAAGACATATTAACGATAAGTCATACTGCCAATCACCTGTTTGTGAAACATGAAAATACTTCTCTTATCTGTCGTTTGATTGATGCTCGTTTTCCAGATTATAAAGTAGTCATTCCTGCTTCTAACCCGTATGTGATGACTTTGAATAAAGCCGCATTTGCGGGCGGGCTTCGTCGTTTGAATGTATTCGCAAACAAAAGTACCAACTTGGTTGTACTCTCTATTTCTGGCAGTGAATTACTATTGAACGCACAAGATGTTGATTTTAACTTTGAAGGAAATGAGCGCTTAACCTGCCAATATAATGGCGAACCCATTCAGATTGGATTCAATGCAAAATTTTTAAGTGAAATGCTCGGTGCCGCTGACACGGAAGAGGTTAAAGTAGAACTTTCTACTCCTTCAAAAGCAGGGTTGATAAAGCCAATTGAACAGGAGGATAACGAAGATTTATTGCTGTTAATGATGCCTTTGTTGATTAATTAA
- a CDS encoding regulatory protein RecX: MEVENILAELISENYLNEERFAKMFAGGKYRMKQWGRIKIINELKLKRVSPYNINIAVHEIDENDYLQTLEKLALKKWQSLKADQYILREVKTTKYLMQKGFEVNLIKTALQKIRSKE, translated from the coding sequence ATGGAAGTAGAAAATATTTTGGCGGAATTAATTTCAGAAAATTATTTAAATGAAGAGCGTTTCGCGAAAATGTTTGCTGGCGGAAAATATCGAATGAAGCAATGGGGTCGTATAAAAATTATAAACGAACTGAAATTAAAAAGAGTAAGTCCTTACAATATAAATATTGCAGTACATGAAATTGATGAAAACGATTATTTACAAACTTTAGAAAAGCTGGCCTTAAAAAAGTGGCAAAGCCTGAAAGCTGATCAATACATTCTGCGGGAAGTCAAAACCACTAAATATCTGATGCAAAAGGGCTTTGAAGTAAATTTGATAAAAACAGCTTTACAAAAAATACGAAGTAAAGAATAA
- the mqnB gene encoding futalosine hydrolase, which translates to MKIIITSATKFEVEALKDSLMQNSGLNIQFHESGVGIMQSTFSIQKMMLVEKPNLVIQVGIAGTFDAKYGLGDVVIVNEEFLGSCGVEENGDWQDIFDLNLCESNKFPFQNLGLKNPFLKKFNLLHLPLVKGVTIDEISTKPHRIENLKTKYQCCIETMEGAALHYCGLQYQIPFLQIRGISNYVGERNKQHWQLKDSINNVCVKAFEILENGFL; encoded by the coding sequence TTGAAAATCATTATTACCTCTGCCACTAAATTTGAAGTTGAAGCGTTAAAAGACTCGTTGATGCAAAATAGCGGGCTAAATATTCAATTTCATGAATCCGGAGTGGGTATCATGCAAAGCACTTTTTCAATTCAAAAGATGATGTTGGTTGAAAAGCCCAATTTAGTTATTCAAGTGGGGATTGCGGGAACTTTTGATGCCAAATATGGTTTGGGAGATGTTGTTATTGTAAATGAAGAGTTTCTGGGTAGTTGCGGTGTTGAAGAAAATGGCGATTGGCAAGATATTTTTGATTTAAATTTATGTGAATCAAATAAATTCCCTTTTCAAAATCTAGGATTAAAAAACCCTTTTTTAAAGAAGTTCAATTTGTTGCATTTGCCCTTGGTAAAAGGAGTTACCATTGATGAAATCTCTACAAAGCCTCATCGAATTGAAAATTTAAAGACTAAGTATCAATGTTGCATTGAAACGATGGAGGGTGCTGCATTGCATTACTGTGGCCTTCAATATCAAATTCCGTTTTTGCAGATCCGCGGTATTTCTAATTATGTTGGAGAGCGAAATAAGCAGCATTGGCAATTGAAAGACTCAATCAACAATGTTTGTGTAAAAGCTTTTGAAATACTCGAAAATGGCTTCTTGTAG
- the htpG gene encoding molecular chaperone HtpG: MEKGQIRVQTENIFPIIKKFLYSEHDIFLRELISNAVDASQKIKTLSSIGEAKGELGDLRIDVSLDKENKTLTIADHGVGMTAEEVDKYLNQVAFSGAEEFLNKYKDASIIGHFGLGFYSAFMVSDKVDVYTKSFKDEPSTFWSCDGSPSYEIGETEKQERGTKIVLHINSDSEEFLDADKIRGILEKFCKFLPIPIFFEDKQINNTAPLWVKKPSELTDEDYKNFYKELYPFGEPPLFWIHLNVDYPFNLTGILYFPKIKQSYEIQKDKIQLYSNQVFVTDEVKDIVPEFLMLLHGVIDSPDIPLNVSRSYLQGDPNVRKINAHITKKVSDKLEEIFKNDRKSFEEKWESIGLFVKYGMMTEDKFLDKANKYFLMQDAQEEKQFYTLEEYKTAVEALQKNKEGKYVILYTTDLVQQDAYLKACAEKGYKAVRFETIVDAAFVNNMEMKWSDVQFTRVDADIVDNLIDKNESTESVLSKDEAESLKSLFGLQIPNLNVTVEVKGLSPETAPVLATRPEFMRRMKDMGAVSGGMASFYATMPDEVTLTVNGNHPIYQTLLKEKDKTQQEKQTRNLADLALLSQGLLKGSNLTDFINRSVELMS; encoded by the coding sequence ATGGAAAAAGGTCAAATAAGGGTACAAACGGAAAATATCTTTCCAATTATTAAGAAATTCTTATACAGCGAACACGACATTTTTTTACGCGAGTTAATAAGCAACGCAGTAGACGCATCGCAAAAAATAAAGACCCTTTCTTCCATTGGCGAAGCTAAAGGGGAATTGGGTGATTTACGCATTGATGTTTCTTTAGATAAAGAAAATAAAACCTTAACGATTGCCGACCATGGCGTAGGAATGACGGCAGAAGAAGTAGATAAATATTTAAATCAAGTGGCATTTAGCGGGGCCGAAGAATTTTTGAATAAATACAAAGATGCCAGTATTATCGGGCATTTTGGCCTCGGTTTTTATAGTGCATTTATGGTAAGTGACAAAGTGGATGTCTATACCAAAAGCTTTAAAGACGAGCCGTCTACTTTCTGGAGCTGTGACGGAAGCCCTTCTTATGAAATCGGCGAAACCGAAAAACAAGAACGCGGAACAAAAATTGTCTTGCATATCAATAGTGACAGTGAAGAATTTCTAGACGCGGATAAAATTCGAGGCATTTTAGAGAAGTTCTGTAAGTTTTTACCTATCCCCATTTTCTTTGAAGACAAACAAATAAATAACACAGCACCTCTCTGGGTAAAAAAGCCTTCAGAATTAACTGATGAAGATTATAAAAACTTCTACAAGGAATTATATCCATTTGGAGAACCTCCTTTATTTTGGATTCACTTAAATGTAGATTATCCATTTAACCTAACGGGCATTTTATATTTCCCCAAGATCAAACAGAGTTACGAAATACAAAAAGACAAAATACAATTATACAGCAATCAGGTTTTTGTAACTGATGAAGTAAAAGATATTGTTCCCGAATTTTTGATGTTGTTGCATGGCGTTATCGACAGCCCGGATATTCCGTTAAATGTGAGCCGTAGCTATTTACAAGGAGACCCGAATGTCCGTAAAATAAACGCTCATATTACCAAAAAAGTTTCTGATAAATTAGAGGAAATTTTCAAAAATGACCGCAAGTCTTTTGAAGAAAAATGGGAAAGTATTGGTTTGTTTGTGAAATATGGTATGATGACTGAAGACAAATTTCTCGACAAAGCCAATAAGTATTTCTTAATGCAAGATGCGCAGGAAGAAAAACAGTTTTATACCTTGGAGGAATATAAAACAGCTGTTGAAGCGTTGCAAAAGAACAAAGAAGGGAAATATGTCATCTTATATACTACCGATTTGGTACAACAAGATGCATACTTAAAGGCCTGTGCAGAAAAAGGCTATAAAGCCGTTCGATTTGAGACCATTGTGGATGCTGCTTTTGTGAATAATATGGAAATGAAATGGAGTGATGTGCAGTTTACACGCGTCGATGCAGATATAGTAGATAATCTGATTGACAAAAATGAAAGCACAGAAAGTGTTTTAAGTAAAGACGAAGCAGAAAGCCTGAAATCACTGTTTGGCCTGCAAATACCCAATTTAAATGTAACTGTAGAAGTAAAAGGTTTAAGTCCGGAAACTGCACCCGTGCTGGCAACACGCCCCGAATTTATGCGTCGCATGAAAGATATGGGCGCCGTAAGCGGCGGTATGGCTTCCTTCTATGCGACGATGCCCGACGAAGTTACCTTGACCGTAAATGGCAATCACCCCATTTATCAAACATTATTGAAAGAAAAAGACAAAACGCAGCAGGAAAAACAAACCCGTAATCTAGCTGACCTGGCTTTACTTTCACAAGGATTGTTGAAGGGAAGTAACTTGACTGATTTTATCAATAGAAGTGTGGAGTTGATGAGCTAG